A window of Bradyrhizobium sp. AZCC 1610 contains these coding sequences:
- the chpT gene encoding histidine phosphotransferase ChpT: MSGTSSPGPAPDTLELAALLCSRVCHDLISPVGAIVNGLEVLDDNPKPEDRDFALDLIRKSAKTASARLQFCRLAFGAAGSAGAQIDLGDAQAMARGHIEDGKITITWNLPRLLLPKNRVKLLLNMLIIAQQTIPRGGTLTIDPIGDGETMSFRVTSAGLNARLPQNIADLLSANSTASVDAHAVQPYYTRLLAQACGLTVTLAPDGEKVVVTAA; encoded by the coding sequence ATGTCTGGCACTTCGTCTCCCGGTCCGGCTCCCGATACCCTCGAACTCGCGGCGCTGTTGTGTTCGCGCGTCTGTCACGATCTCATCAGCCCGGTGGGCGCGATCGTCAATGGGCTTGAGGTTCTTGACGACAATCCGAAGCCCGAAGACCGCGATTTCGCGCTCGATCTGATCCGCAAGAGTGCCAAGACCGCTTCCGCACGATTGCAGTTCTGCCGCCTGGCGTTTGGCGCTGCGGGATCGGCGGGCGCGCAGATCGATCTCGGCGATGCGCAGGCCATGGCGCGCGGCCACATCGAGGACGGCAAGATCACCATCACCTGGAATCTGCCGCGGCTGTTGCTGCCGAAGAACCGCGTCAAGCTGCTGTTGAACATGCTGATCATTGCGCAGCAGACGATCCCGCGCGGCGGTACGTTGACGATCGATCCGATCGGTGACGGCGAGACGATGAGTTTTCGCGTAACCTCGGCCGGCCTGAACGCCCGCCTGCCGCAGAACATCGCCGATCTCCTGAGCGCGAATTCGACGGCTTCCGTCGATGCGCACGCGGTGCAGCCTTACTATACGCGGCTGTTGGCGCAGGCCTGCGGGCTGACCGTGACGCTTGCGCCCGACGGGGAAAAGGTGGTCGTTACCGCGGCCTAA
- a CDS encoding chemotaxis protein CheW, which translates to MTTKTETIEGTVAEYVTAVIGGQLFGLPISRVQDVFMPERLTRVPLSSAEIAGVLNLRGRIVTVVDMRARLGLPKNDDGKPPMAVGVDLRGESYGLLIDQIGEVLKLHDNGREENPVNLDPRMAKLAGGVHRLDGQLMVVLDVDRVLEIVPDLMAA; encoded by the coding sequence ATGACAACCAAGACCGAGACCATCGAGGGCACCGTGGCCGAATACGTCACCGCCGTGATCGGCGGGCAATTGTTCGGCCTGCCGATCTCGCGGGTGCAGGACGTGTTCATGCCGGAACGGCTGACGCGGGTGCCGTTGTCGTCGGCCGAGATCGCCGGCGTGCTCAATCTGCGCGGCCGCATCGTCACCGTGGTCGACATGCGCGCCCGGTTGGGTTTGCCCAAGAACGACGACGGCAAGCCGCCGATGGCGGTCGGCGTCGATTTGCGCGGCGAGTCCTACGGCCTGCTGATCGACCAGATCGGCGAGGTCTTGAAACTCCACGATAACGGCCGCGAGGAAAACCCCGTCAACCTCGATCCCCGCATGGCCAAGCTCGCCGGCGGCGTGCACCGTCTCGACGGCCAGCTCATGGTCGTCCTCGACGTCGATCGCGTTCTCGAAATCGTGCCGGACCTGATGGCGGCATGA
- a CDS encoding hybrid sensor histidine kinase/response regulator, with protein MDDLLREFLTETSESLDTVDNQLVRFEQDPSDAKILDNIFRLVHTIKGTCGFLGLPRLEALAHAGETLMGKFRDGMPVKAEAVTLILSSIDRIKEILAGLEATETEPEGTDEDLIEKLHAMAEGGHHAEAEAPAAAPVPVVAAPPVLTAMTAGTLVDQVLERPLRPGEVSLDDLERAFRETATEAAPAPKPAPAPAVKQAAPAPAPETAPAPPAAKEVKAKPARKPVAIDADVQEADKIANQSIRVNVDTLEHLMTMVSELVLTRNQLLEISRRNEDTEFKVPLQRLSNVTAELQEGVMKTRMQPIGNAWQKLPRIVRDLSGELGKQIELEMHGADTELDRQVLDLIKDPLTHMVRNSADHGLETPAERLASGKGEQGTIRLSAYHEGGHIIICIADNGRGLNTERIKAKAVSNGLVSEAELEKMTEAQIHKFIFAPGFSTAATVTSVSGRGVGMDVVRTNIDQIGGTIDIKSVAGEGSSVTIKIPLTLAIVSALIVEAAGDRFAIPQLSVVELVRARANSEHRIERIKDTAVLRLRNKLLPLMHLKKLLKIDDGSSSDPENGFIVVTQVGSQTFGIVVDGVFHTEEIVVKPMSTKLRHIEMFSGNTILGDGAVIMIIDPNGIAKALGASGSSAHEMADEAAAAHGFGSEQLTSLLVFRAGSSQPKAVPLGLVTRLEEIATDKIELSNGRYMVQYREQLMPLVQMNGVTVQTSGSQPILVFADDGRSMGLVVDEIIDIVEERLHIEVAGQQDGILGSAVIKGQATEVIDVGHFLPMAFADWFSRKEMRASSTAQSVLLVDDSAFFRNMLAPVLKAAGYKVRVAVNAQEGLSALRSGHTFDVVLTDIEMPDMNGFEFAEVIRADNNLSTMPIIALSSLVSPAAIERGRQAGFHDYVAKFDRPGLIAALKEQTAETRNAA; from the coding sequence ATGGATGATTTGTTGCGGGAGTTTTTGACCGAAACCAGCGAGAGCCTGGATACGGTCGACAATCAGTTGGTGCGGTTCGAGCAGGACCCGAGCGACGCGAAGATCCTGGATAACATTTTCCGGCTGGTCCACACCATCAAGGGCACTTGCGGCTTCCTGGGGTTGCCGCGGCTGGAAGCGCTGGCCCATGCCGGCGAGACGTTGATGGGCAAATTCCGCGACGGCATGCCGGTCAAGGCCGAAGCCGTGACGCTGATCCTGTCCTCGATCGACCGCATCAAGGAAATCCTCGCGGGCCTCGAGGCCACCGAGACCGAGCCCGAGGGTACCGACGAAGACCTGATCGAGAAGCTGCATGCGATGGCCGAAGGCGGCCACCATGCCGAGGCCGAAGCGCCCGCGGCCGCGCCCGTCCCGGTGGTCGCCGCGCCGCCGGTGCTAACAGCAATGACGGCGGGCACGCTGGTGGACCAGGTGCTGGAACGCCCGTTGCGTCCCGGCGAGGTCTCGCTCGACGACCTCGAACGCGCCTTCCGCGAGACCGCCACCGAAGCCGCCCCCGCGCCCAAACCCGCGCCGGCCCCCGCCGTCAAGCAGGCCGCACCTGCGCCCGCGCCGGAAACCGCCCCCGCGCCGCCGGCCGCCAAGGAAGTAAAGGCCAAGCCGGCGAGGAAGCCGGTCGCCATCGACGCCGACGTCCAGGAAGCCGACAAGATCGCCAACCAGTCGATCCGCGTCAACGTCGACACGCTGGAACACCTGATGACCATGGTCTCCGAGCTGGTGCTGACCCGCAACCAGCTTCTGGAAATCTCCCGCCGCAACGAGGACACCGAGTTCAAGGTGCCGCTGCAGCGGCTCTCCAACGTCACCGCCGAGCTGCAGGAAGGCGTCATGAAGACGCGGATGCAGCCGATCGGCAATGCCTGGCAGAAGCTGCCGCGGATCGTGCGCGACCTAAGCGGCGAACTCGGCAAGCAGATCGAGCTCGAGATGCACGGCGCCGACACCGAGCTCGACCGCCAGGTGCTCGACCTGATCAAGGATCCGTTGACGCACATGGTGCGCAACTCCGCCGACCACGGCCTGGAGACCCCGGCCGAGCGGCTCGCCAGCGGCAAGGGCGAGCAGGGCACGATCCGGCTTTCGGCCTATCACGAGGGCGGCCACATCATCATCTGCATCGCCGACAATGGCCGCGGGCTCAACACCGAGCGGATCAAGGCCAAGGCCGTCTCCAACGGGCTCGTCAGCGAGGCCGAGCTGGAGAAGATGACCGAAGCCCAGATCCACAAGTTCATCTTCGCGCCGGGCTTCTCCACCGCCGCCACCGTCACCTCGGTCTCCGGCCGCGGCGTCGGCATGGACGTGGTGCGCACCAATATCGACCAGATCGGCGGCACCATCGACATCAAGTCGGTGGCGGGTGAGGGCTCAAGCGTCACCATCAAGATCCCGCTGACGCTCGCCATCGTCTCGGCCCTGATCGTGGAAGCCGCCGGCGACCGCTTTGCCATTCCGCAGCTCTCCGTCGTGGAATTGGTGCGGGCGCGCGCCAACTCCGAACACCGCATCGAGCGCATCAAGGACACCGCGGTGCTGCGGCTGCGCAACAAGCTGCTGCCGCTGATGCACCTGAAGAAGCTGCTCAAGATCGACGACGGCTCGTCAAGCGACCCCGAGAACGGCTTCATCGTGGTCACGCAAGTCGGCAGCCAGACCTTCGGCATCGTGGTCGACGGCGTGTTCCACACCGAAGAAATCGTGGTCAAGCCGATGTCGACCAAGCTGCGGCACATCGAGATGTTCTCCGGCAACACCATTTTGGGCGATGGCGCCGTGATCATGATCATCGACCCCAACGGCATTGCGAAAGCGCTCGGCGCCTCCGGCTCCTCGGCCCATGAGATGGCCGACGAGGCGGCGGCGGCACATGGCTTCGGCAGCGAACAGCTGACCTCGCTGCTGGTGTTCCGCGCCGGATCGAGCCAGCCCAAGGCGGTGCCGCTCGGCCTCGTCACCCGGCTGGAGGAGATCGCCACCGACAAGATCGAGCTCTCTAACGGCCGCTACATGGTGCAGTACCGCGAGCAGCTGATGCCGCTGGTGCAGATGAACGGGGTCACCGTGCAGACCTCAGGCTCGCAGCCGATCCTGGTGTTCGCCGACGACGGCCGCTCGATGGGGCTGGTGGTCGACGAGATCATCGACATCGTCGAGGAGCGGCTGCACATCGAGGTCGCCGGCCAGCAGGACGGCATCCTGGGTTCGGCCGTGATCAAGGGCCAGGCGACGGAAGTGATCGACGTCGGCCACTTCCTGCCAATGGCGTTTGCCGACTGGTTCTCGCGCAAGGAGATGCGGGCGTCGTCGACGGCGCAATCGGTGCTGCTGGTCGACGACAGCGCCTTCTTCCGCAACATGCTGGCCCCGGTGCTGAAGGCCGCCGGCTACAAGGTGCGGGTCGCCGTCAACGCGCAGGAGGGGCTGTCCGCGCTGCGCTCGGGCCACACCTTCGACGTGGTGCTGACCGACATCGAGATGCCCGACATGAACGGCTTCGAGTTCGCCGAAGTGATCCGCGCCGACAACAATTTGAGCACGATGCCGATCATCGCGCTGTCCTCGCTGGTGTCGCCGGCGGCGATCGAGCGCGGCCGGCAGGCTGGCTTCCACGATTACGTCGCCAAGTTCGACCGTCCCGGCCTGATCGCGGCGCTGAAGGAACAGACCGCCGAGACCAGGAACGCGGCATGA
- a CDS encoding YHS domain-containing (seleno)protein, translating to MRPGIALIALLAIFFSALSLDFAAQASTTERVVVSRYSGLAIEGFDPVAYFTEAMAAQGLPDFEAREAGAVWRFRNQGNRASFVAHPEIYGPQFGGYDPVDLGRGVTYAGNPRFWVVAGQRLYLFGREENRDAFAAEPARFLKDARARWPVLVQGLAQ from the coding sequence TTGCGCCCCGGAATAGCCCTTATTGCCTTATTGGCGATTTTTTTTAGCGCGCTCAGCCTTGATTTCGCCGCGCAGGCTTCGACCACCGAGCGGGTGGTGGTGAGCCGCTATTCCGGGCTCGCCATCGAGGGCTTCGATCCCGTCGCCTATTTCACGGAAGCCATGGCAGCCCAAGGGTTGCCCGACTTCGAGGCCCGCGAAGCCGGCGCCGTCTGGCGTTTCCGCAACCAGGGTAATCGCGCCTCTTTCGTGGCGCATCCGGAAATCTACGGGCCCCAGTTCGGCGGCTATGATCCGGTCGATCTGGGACGAGGGGTAACCTATGCGGGCAACCCGCGCTTTTGGGTGGTCGCGGGCCAGCGGCTCTATCTGTTCGGCCGCGAGGAGAACCGCGATGCGTTCGCTGCCGAGCCGGCACGTTTCCTGAAAGACGCGCGCGCGCGCTGGCCGGTGCTGGTGCAGGGGTTGGCGCAGTAG
- a CDS encoding response regulator, giving the protein MKTCLVVDDSSVIRKVARRILEGLDFQIVEAEDGQKALEVCKRAMPEAVLLDWNMPVMDGYEFLGNLRRMPGGDAPKVVFCTTENDVAHIARALHAGANEYIMKPFDKDIVTAKFQEVGLL; this is encoded by the coding sequence ATGAAAACATGTCTTGTGGTCGACGACTCGAGCGTCATCCGAAAAGTCGCACGCCGCATCCTCGAAGGTCTCGACTTTCAAATCGTCGAAGCCGAGGACGGCCAAAAGGCGCTTGAAGTCTGCAAGCGCGCCATGCCCGAAGCGGTTCTGCTCGACTGGAACATGCCTGTCATGGACGGCTACGAATTCCTCGGCAATCTGCGCCGCATGCCTGGCGGTGACGCGCCCAAGGTGGTGTTCTGCACCACCGAAAACGACGTCGCACACATTGCGCGAGCGCTGCATGCCGGTGCCAACGAGTACATCATGAAGCCGTTCGACAAGGACATCGTTACCGCGAAGTTCCAGGAAGTCGGCCTGCTCTGA
- a CDS encoding DUF1134 domain-containing protein produces MTFASRLAAVTFAALMCWTVPASAQQPPQAPYPQQQPQPAPYPPPQRQPGPETFGPDELVSAGHKFFGNVSRGLASVIERAVSQWGLPNGYVLGEEGSGAFVAGLRYGEGTLYTKNAGDLRVYWQGPSVGFDWGGDGARTMTLVYNLPATNAIYQRFVGIDGSAYIVGGFGMTALTANNIVLVPIRSGIGLRLGANVGYLKFTPRATWNPF; encoded by the coding sequence ATGACGTTTGCTTCACGCCTTGCCGCGGTGACGTTCGCCGCGCTGATGTGCTGGACCGTGCCGGCTTCCGCACAGCAGCCGCCGCAGGCACCATATCCGCAGCAGCAGCCGCAGCCGGCACCCTATCCGCCGCCGCAACGCCAGCCGGGGCCCGAAACCTTTGGACCCGACGAACTGGTTTCGGCCGGGCACAAGTTCTTCGGCAACGTCTCGCGCGGGCTCGCCTCGGTCATCGAGCGCGCGGTCAGCCAATGGGGCCTTCCCAACGGCTATGTGCTCGGCGAGGAAGGCTCAGGCGCTTTTGTGGCTGGCCTGCGGTATGGCGAAGGCACGCTCTACACCAAGAACGCCGGCGACTTGCGGGTCTACTGGCAGGGGCCGTCGGTCGGTTTCGACTGGGGCGGCGACGGCGCGCGCACCATGACGCTGGTCTACAACCTGCCCGCCACCAACGCGATCTATCAGCGCTTCGTCGGCATCGACGGCTCCGCCTATATCGTCGGCGGCTTCGGCATGACCGCGCTGACCGCCAACAACATCGTGCTGGTACCGATTCGCTCCGGCATCGGACTGCGGCTCGGCGCCAATGTCGGCTATCTCAAATTTACCCCGCGCGCGACCTGGAACCCGTTCTGA
- a CDS encoding protein-glutamate methylesterase/protein-glutamine glutaminase — protein MSVALTKSPPPISTRQDKLRVMVVDDSVVIRGMISRWIGAEPDMEVSASLRTGLDAVNQIERIKPDVAVLDIEMPELDGISALPQLLAKKRDLVIIMASTLTRRNAEISFKALSLGASDYIPKPESTREATAAETFHHDLIQKIRHLGARARRRAQPAASPSMAPAPERAREVSAQPAAAPATQLQLARRPFSMLAPRVLLIGSSTGGPQALMALVADIGPVIDRFPVLITQHMPPTFTTILAEHLARASRRPAHEAVDGEIVKPGRIYLAPGGRHMRVVRHGAETTIALDDGPPVNFCKPAVDPLFNSAIDVWQGGIMSVILTGMGSDGMRGGKDIVAAGGSVIAQDEATSVVWGMPGAAANAGICAAVLPLNQIAPKLVRLFSGDRS, from the coding sequence ATGAGTGTTGCGTTAACGAAGTCTCCACCGCCAATCTCGACACGGCAAGACAAGCTGCGCGTCATGGTGGTCGACGACTCCGTCGTGATCCGCGGGATGATCTCGCGCTGGATCGGCGCCGAGCCGGACATGGAGGTTTCGGCCTCCTTGCGTACCGGTCTCGACGCCGTCAACCAGATCGAACGCATCAAGCCCGATGTTGCCGTGCTCGATATCGAGATGCCGGAGCTCGACGGCATTTCGGCGCTGCCGCAACTGCTGGCGAAAAAGCGCGACCTCGTCATCATCATGGCGTCGACGCTGACCCGCCGCAATGCGGAGATCAGCTTCAAGGCGCTTTCGCTCGGCGCGTCCGACTACATTCCAAAGCCGGAGAGCACGCGCGAGGCCACCGCGGCCGAGACCTTCCACCACGATCTGATTCAGAAGATTCGTCATCTGGGCGCCAGGGCCCGCCGGCGTGCGCAGCCTGCCGCGAGCCCGTCCATGGCGCCGGCCCCTGAGCGGGCACGCGAAGTATCGGCCCAACCGGCCGCTGCACCGGCTACGCAACTGCAACTGGCGCGCCGGCCCTTCAGCATGCTGGCGCCGCGGGTGCTCCTGATCGGCTCGTCGACCGGCGGCCCGCAGGCTCTGATGGCGCTGGTTGCCGACATCGGCCCGGTGATCGATCGTTTCCCGGTGCTGATCACCCAGCACATGCCGCCGACCTTCACCACAATTCTCGCCGAACATCTGGCGCGCGCGAGCCGCCGGCCGGCGCATGAAGCCGTCGATGGCGAGATCGTCAAGCCCGGCCGGATCTATCTTGCGCCGGGCGGTCGCCACATGCGCGTGGTGCGCCATGGCGCCGAGACCACGATCGCGCTCGATGACGGGCCGCCGGTGAACTTCTGCAAACCCGCGGTGGACCCGCTGTTCAACTCCGCCATCGACGTCTGGCAGGGCGGCATCATGTCGGTGATTCTGACCGGCATGGGCTCCGACGGCATGCGCGGCGGCAAGGACATCGTCGCCGCCGGCGGCAGCGTGATTGCCCAGGACGAAGCGACCAGCGTGGTGTGGGGCATGCCCGGCGCGGCCGCCAATGCAGGTATTTGCGCGGCGGTTCTGCCGCTCAATCAGATCGCGCCAAAACTGGTTCGGTTGTTTTCGGGAGATCGTTCGTGA
- a CDS encoding 3'(2'),5'-bisphosphate nucleotidase CysQ family protein, whose translation MNEAHPVLDHDAATALIEPLTEIVIRAGAAILAINRSAMKVDGKIDGSPVTEADLAADRIIAEGLAQLAPTIPSLSEERVQPGTLSHKESFFLIDPLDGTKEFMAGRKEFTVNLALVTRGTPLLGIVSAPALGLVWRGIVGRGAERLTLGEGKSLIEPVRTRPCPPRGEPWTVAVSRLHGDARTEAFIAARPGAIRCELGSAVKFGRVAEGAVDIYPRLSPTSEWDVAAGHAVVAAAGGRITDSSGAALVFGTGRRDFIVPEFIAWGDPKAVERNP comes from the coding sequence ATGAATGAGGCACATCCCGTACTCGATCACGATGCTGCCACGGCCCTGATCGAACCGCTGACCGAGATCGTGATCCGGGCCGGCGCCGCCATCCTCGCCATCAACCGTTCCGCCATGAAGGTAGACGGCAAGATCGACGGATCGCCGGTAACGGAAGCGGATCTGGCGGCCGACCGCATCATCGCCGAAGGCCTGGCGCAGCTAGCGCCAACAATACCGTCGCTTTCGGAAGAGCGGGTCCAGCCCGGCACGCTTTCCCATAAGGAAAGCTTCTTCCTGATCGACCCGCTCGACGGCACCAAGGAGTTCATGGCCGGCCGCAAGGAATTCACCGTCAACCTGGCGCTGGTAACCCGCGGGACGCCGTTGCTCGGCATCGTCAGCGCGCCCGCGCTCGGGCTGGTCTGGCGCGGCATTGTCGGTCGCGGCGCGGAACGGCTGACGCTGGGCGAAGGCAAGTCGCTGATCGAGCCGGTGCGCACTCGTCCTTGCCCGCCACGGGGAGAGCCGTGGACGGTCGCGGTCAGCCGCCTGCATGGCGATGCCAGGACCGAAGCCTTCATTGCGGCAAGGCCGGGCGCAATACGGTGCGAACTCGGCTCGGCGGTCAAATTCGGCCGGGTGGCCGAAGGCGCGGTCGATATCTATCCGCGGCTGTCGCCGACCTCGGAATGGGACGTCGCCGCGGGCCATGCGGTCGTTGCGGCCGCCGGCGGCCGGATCACGGATTCAAGCGGCGCGGCGCTGGTTTTTGGCACCGGGCGAAGAGACTTCATCGTTCCGGAGTTCATCGCCTGGGGCGATCCGAAGGCGGTTGAACGGAATCCGTAG